In Fusarium fujikuroi IMI 58289 draft genome, chromosome FFUJ_chr08, one genomic interval encodes:
- a CDS encoding related to acetoacetyl-CoA synthetase — MAQDLSAAKPYSWRHPHPELSRLDTFRRHINRAYKLDLKTYAQLHKWSVDNIEDFCKETWMFCGIIYSQPPDEVANGISVMWPRPEWFPGARLNYTENLLSVGLAQHPDSIAISACLEAGVNWRHSSWVQLRRQVEHYVSALEALGVTTGDRVAAVLTNSLEAVVLLLAAGAIGAIFSSTAPDMGAEGIVNRYSQVRPKVLFVDTEVVYAGRRRVLKNRMMAAASKLKQQVPELSQVVVVSGPAWTNGSCMRMEEFLNVPIRPLRFKQLPFDHPIYILYSSGTTGVPKCICHSAGGALLLQKKEFILASNMSSDSVYYQYTTTGWMMWNYLVGALSVGARIVLYDGSPLYPSPVDQIRQLEQQGVTHWGTSPKLLAALKQSAHKQRFILDSLQLVISSGSPLSPEIFRWFYDTFPGHVGLFSGSGGTDLVGSFLTGTFLSTIHEGELAAPQLGMRIEIWDQDGKSIDDTGDAGELIISTPFFSMPTTFWGEDGDSKYYKAYFERFPGVWCHGDFVKRNPATGGYVILGRSDGVLNPGGVRFGTSELYSVVDKFTDVADCIAVGRRLHEGDDEQVVLFLKMKEPTFNQTVDKIRDAIRQNLSPRHVPARIVEAKDIPYTLNGKKMETLVRDILCKRKIGNLGSVANPECLREYEKFADMPFETTSARL, encoded by the exons ATGGCACAAGACCTATCTGCTGCAAAGCCGTACAGCTGGCGTCACCCTCACCCTGAATTATCGCGCCTGGATACCTTTCGGAGACACATCAATCGAGCATACAAACTCGATCTCAAGACATATGCGCAGCTCCATAAATGGTCTGTAGATAATATAGAAGACTTCTGCAAAGAAACATGGATGTTTTGTGGTATTATCTACAGCCAACCGCCCGATGAAGTTGCAAATGGCATCTCTGTCATGTGGCCTCGGCCAGAATGGTTCCCCGGCGCCCGACTCAATTATACAGAGAACCTGCTGTCTGTAGGGCTGGCCCAGCACCCTGATTCAATTGCCATATCAGCTTGCCTCGAGGCTGGGGTCAATTGGCGGCACTCGAGCTGGGTACAGCTTCGGCGTCAAGTTGAACACTACGTCAGTGCCCTCGAAGCACTAGGTGTGACGACTGGCGACCGTGTTGCAG CCGTCTTGACCAACTCGCTCGAGGCAGTAgttttgcttcttgctgctggggCCATCGGAGCCATTTTCTCCTCTACTGCTCCCGATATGGGTGCTGAAGGTATTGTTAACAGGTATTCCCAAGTCCGACCTAAAGTTCTTTTCGTCGACACCGAGGTTGTATATGCGGGCAGGCGACGTGTCCTCAAGAACAGGATGATGGCCGCGGCAAGTAAATTAAAGCAGCAGGTTCCAGAGCTCAGCCAAGTCGTCGTGGTCAGTGGTCCAGCTTGGACCAATGGATCATG CATGCGCATGGAGGAATTTCTCAACGTACCAATCCGACCGTTACGATTCAAGCAATTGCCTTTCGATCACCCCatctatatcctttattc CTCTGGTACAACCGGAGTACCAAAAT GCATTTGCCACTCAGCGGGTGGAGCCCTCTTACTACAGAAGAAGGAGTTCATCCTTGCCAGTAACATGTCCTCTGACTCTGTCTATTATCAGTATACTACC ACTGGCTGGATGATGTGGAATTATCTAGTTGGAGCCCTTAGCGTTGGTGCTAGAATCGTTCTTTATGACGGGAGTCCGCTGTACCCGAGTCCAGTTGACCAGATACGCCAACTGGAACAACAGGG GGTGACTCACTGGGGTACAAGCCCGAAGCTGCTAGCAGCATTAAAGCAGTCGGCTCACAAACAGCGCTTCATCTTGGACAGCCTCCAGCTAGTCATCTCTTCTGGGTCACCCCTATCGCCCGAGATCTTCAGATGGTTCTATGATACTTTCCCTGGCCATGTTGGCCTTTTCAGCGGTTCTGGGGGTACAGATCTTGTTGGTAGCT TTTTAACCGGTACCTTTCTTTCCACTATACATGAAGGGGAGCTCGCAGCCCCACAGTTAGGTATGCGAATTGAGATCTGGGACCAGGATGGTAAAAGCATTGACGACACTGGTGACGCCGGAGAGCTCATAATCTCGACACCTTTTTTCAGCATGCCAACCACATTCTGGGGTGAAGATGGGGACTCAAAGTACTATAAGGCCTACTTTGAAAGATTTCCCGGTGTTTGGTGTCACGGAGACTTTGTGAAAAGGAACCCAGCCACTGGAGGCTATGTCATCCTAGGGCGTAGCGATGGAGTTCTTAACCCTGGAG GTGTTCGGTTTGGAACCTCCGAGCTCTATAGCGTAGTGGACAAGTTCACCGACGTTGCAGATTGTATCGCAGTGGGACGCCGCCTCCATGAAGGAGATGACGAACAGGTCGTTCTtttcttgaagatgaaggaacCGACCTTCAATCAAACGGTGGACAAGATCCGCGACGCCATAAGACAGAATTTAAGTCCTCGTCACGTCCCTGCGCGGATCGTCGAAGCTAAAGATATCCCCTATACACTCAACGGAAAGAAAATGGAGACACTGGTCAGGGATATCCTTTGCAAACGGAAAATTGGAAATCTTGGATCCGTGGCAAATCCAGAGTGTCTGCGCGAGTATGAGAAGTTTGCGGATATGCCCTTTGAGACTACGTCTGCAAGATTGTGA
- a CDS encoding related to phenol 2-monooxygenase has protein sequence MESTTHKVPVLIAGAGPAGMLLAVQLARNGVRSMLVERNLSTTKWPKMDVTNCRSMELYRRMGIADGFREQGVGQDYSLDVLFSTGLSDGGELISKWDLASPNEWRRRIESQNDGSMPREPYQRCSQSIFEAWLKEQIDKEPLISLHFGLQFESFQETQSSIQSVAIATTDGTKHTISSDYLVGCDGAGSKVRRCLGIEMEGGPTPVAMFLVHFKSRDLSKLHKQGQFWHIFFTTGAVIISQDEVDTWTVHLPISLDTDWKALDPETVIAQVLGGSGDPLPIKVDEILVSSCWRPSIAVANSFASPSLRVFLAGDSAHHNIPTGGYGMNTAVGDSFDLGWKLAAIINGNGGNHLLSSYEVERRPVAIQNIERSGVHFKVHQDYCGWVAEAGPSEILSDSVQVKELKESIHRHVQEHSGENQDHGIEMGYRYKNSPIILLSEDALKEPEWSYRSYIPSTWPGARAPHVFLQDGKTSIFDLFGQGFTLVDFTKEGEWADRFSRSAKHLGFQLKPVHLPEEAHARKIWGRDAVLVRPDDHVAWRSPETGVAEDIEHVLKVAAGYEAAEAGMRTDTTKDVKANGFTTTVGNVQHDSIELTAAFQK, from the exons ATGGAGTCTACCACGCATAAGGTCCCCGTGTTGATTGCTGGAGCTGGCCCGGCTGGTATGCTCCTCGCCGTGCAGTTGGCGAGAAATGGCGTCAGGTCTATGCTTGTCGAGCGCAATCTTTCAACTACTAAATGGCCTAAGATGGATGTCACCAACTGCAGGAGTATGGAGCTCTATCGACGGATGGGTATCGCTGATGGTTTTCGGGAACAGG GAGTTGGGCAAGACTACTCTTTAGATGTGTTGTTTAGTACGGGCCTCTCTGATGGAGGTGAACTAATTAGCAAATGG GATCTTGCCTCACCAAATGAATGGAGACGTCGCATAGAATCCCAAAATGATGGTTCCATGCCAAGAGAGCCTTATCAGCGATGCAGCCAGAGTATCTTTGAGGCTTGGCTAAAAGAGCAAATCGACAAAGAACCTCTGATTTCCTTACATTTTGGCCTCCAATTTGAAAGCTTTCAAGAGACCCAAAGCAGCATTCAATCAGTTGCTATCGCTACCACGGACGGTACAAAGCACACCATTTCTAGTGACTATCTCGTTGGATGCGATGGAGCAGGCAGTAAAGTGCGCAGATGTCTGGGGATTGAGATGGAAGGCGGTCCAAC GCCGGTCGCCATGTTTCTGGTACACTTCAAGTCTCGAGACCTTTCGAAGCTTCATAAGCAAGGCCAGTTCTGGCACATCTTCTTCACCACTGGTGCCGTCATCATTTCtcaagatgaggttgataCTTGGACTGTGCATCTTCCAATCTCTTTGGACACGGATTGGAAAGCACTGGATCCTGAAACAGTCATTGCTCAAGTGCTCGGAGGCTCTGGAGACCCTTTGCCCATCAAGGTGGACGAGATACTTGTTTCTAGCTGTTGGCGCCCGAGCATCGCCGTTGCAAATTCCTTTGCCTCGCCGTCCCTCCGAGTCTTCCTAGCCGGTGACTCAGCGCATCACAACATTCCGACTGGGGGCTATGGCATGAACACTGCTGTCGGAGATAGTTTCGACCTCGGTTGGAAGCTCGCTGCCATTATCAATGGCAATGGTGGAAACCATCTATTAAGTTCATACGAGGTGGAGCGACGGCCTGTGGCCATTCAGAATATTGAACGCTCTGGAGTACATTTCAAAGTCCATCAGGACTATTGTGGCTGGGTTGCAGAAGCTGGTCCCTCTGAGATTCTCTCAGACTCAGTACAAGTCAAAGAGCTCAAGGAAAGTATTCATCGCCATGTTCAAGAGCACTCGGGTGAGAATCAAGACCATGGAATCGAGATGGGCTATAGATACAAGAATTCTCCCATTATCTTGCTATCAGAAGACGCGTTGAAAGAGCCCGAGTGGAGCTATCGCAGCTATATCCCATCAACATGGCCTGGGGCGCGTGCACCGCATGTTTTCCTCCAGGATGGGAAGACCAGCATATTCGATCTTTTCGGACAAGGCTTTACTCTGGTTGACTTTACTAAAGAAGGCGAGTGGGCAGATAGGTTCAGCCGGTCGGCAAAGCATCTTGGCTTTCAGCTGAAGCCTGTCcatcttccagaagaagctcatgcACGCAAGATTTGGGGCAGAGACGCTGTGCTCGTGCGCCCTGATGACCATGTTGCGTGGAGGTCGCCAGAAACAGGAGTTGCGGAAGATATCGAACACGTACTCAAAGTGGCAGCTGGGTACGAGGCCGCAGAAGCCGGTATGAGGACGGATACAACTAAAGACGTGAAAGCCAATGGTTTTACTACCACTGTAGGAAATGTGCAACACGATAGCATTGAGCTTACTGCAGCGTTCCAGAAGTAG